The Methylobacterium durans nucleotide sequence CCTGCATCAAGCGGGGCATTAACCTGCATCATAGCTGCACTCGGGCAGCCCTGTGAAAGGGCATCGAAGCAACCCGCTAACTTCCGGAACCCAGATCGGCTACCTTCACGGCATGAGCTATGTGGACCGCATCGCCCGCTTGCGCATCGTGCTGGATGACACAGAGCCGACCATCTGGCGCACGGTGGAGGTGCCGCTCACGATCAGTCTCAACGGCCTGCACGAGGTCATCCAAGCGGCAATGCCGTTTGAGAACTACCACCTATTCGACTTCCGGATCGGTGACCGGCGCTTTGCCATCCCAGACCCTGAGTTCGACGGGCGGGAGACCCGCAGTGCCAAGGTAGCGAAGCTTGGGGCGGTGCTAGAGAATGGGATCAAGCAGTTCGCGTACACCTATGACTTTGGCGACAACTGGCAGCACACCATCACGGTCGAAGAAGTTTTCGACGCCGACCCAGCCACAGAGTACCCGCGGTTCCTAGAAGGTGAGCGGCGAGCGCCGCCTGAGGATGTGGGCGGCACGTTCGGCTTCGATGAGTTCCTAGAGATTCTCTCCAAGCCCCGCCACCGCGAACGCAAGAGCCTGCTGGAGTGGTGCGGTGGGTCCTTCGAGCCTGCGGTGGTGGATACCGAGGCCATTCAGGCGCAGATGAGCAAGCTGGCGCGGCGCAGGACGATAGGTAAGGCGGGATTCGCAAAGAGTCGCTTGCCACCCCACTGACTACCAAGAGCAAACTCCTGGGCATCTGTTGGCACCTAAGCCGGTGAGAAAGCCCAGGAGAATCCTCGTTAGCGGATGGGCTGTTCCGGCCGCTTCTTCGCTGTCTGAGCCAGCTTCTCGGCGAGCGCTTCCGGCCTCAAATGTGTGTAGCGCATCAGCATCCGCGTATCTCTGTGCCCGCTGATAAGGGCCACCTCCGGAATGCTCAGGCCCATCTCAAAGAACCGTGAGACGGCCTCGTGTCTGAGGTCGTGGTAGCGGAAGTCGGGCAGGGGAGCCCGCATCATGATCCTGCGCCATGCCATTTTCACGGCATCCTCGGTGGTGGGGAACACCAAGGCATCCGCTGGAGCAACAGCAGGCCTACGCTGACTGAGGATAGCCAGCGCTCTCCCGGTGAGGGGGATCGTTCTTTCGTGGCCGTTCTTGGTTCGAGGGATGTGCAGGGTCCTCCTTGTGAGGTTGATATCGCCCCACCGGACGCCCAGCACCTCGCCGCGCCTCATGGCCGTCTCTAGGCCAAACTCCACCATGTAGAGGACGTGAGGGTTCCGAGAGCGGCGGCAGGCTTCCCGAAGCTGTTCCCATTCGCCGGGCTCTAAGCGCCTTGAACGCGCATCAGACACCTTATACCAATCGGTGGTGATCATAACTGATAGGCCCAGTCACGCAGGCCGATGGACATGATCTTCCAAGGCTGGTCGATGAACCGGTTCCAGACCTGACAGCACTGCTCGACAATGTCCTCGTAGGACGAGAAGACGCGGTCGCCGAGCCAGTTGTCGCGCAGGAACTGCCAGACATTCTCGACCGGGTTGAGTTCCGGGGCGCAGGCTGGCAGCGGCAGCAGGGTGATGTTGGCGGGCACGACGAGGTCGTGGGCGACGTGCCAGCCCGCCCCATCGAGGATCAGCACGGCGTGGGCGCCTTCCTCGACGCTGCAGCTGATCTCCCTGAGGTGCTCGTTCATCGCCGCGGTATCGCATCTCGGCATGATGAGGCCGGCACCCTTGCCCTTCTCGGGACAGATCGCTCCGAAGATGTAGGCGTGGGCCGTGCGTTGGTCCTTGGGCGCCGAGGGCCGGCTGCCGCGGCGCGCCCAGCGGCGGGGCAGCGTGTTCTTCTGGCCGACCCGAGCCTCGTCTGACCACCACACCTCGATGGCCGCGCCAGCCGGCAGCCGGGTTCGGATCGCCCTCACCTCGGCGGGCAAGTTTTTTTGAAGGCTGCCAGTGCGGCCGGGTCCTGCTCATGATGGCGCGGGCGTGCCGACAGCTTGCGGAAGCCGAGTTGTTTCACCGTGCGGCCCACCGTGCTCTCGTCCAGGCTCACGCCGAAGCTGGCGTAGATCCAGGCGGCGAGATCCTTCAGCCGCCAGCGCACCACGCCGTGTCGATCCGGGTCCGGCCCGCTCTCGACGATCT carries:
- a CDS encoding plasmid pRiA4b ORF-3 family protein — its product is MSYVDRIARLRIVLDDTEPTIWRTVEVPLTISLNGLHEVIQAAMPFENYHLFDFRIGDRRFAIPDPEFDGRETRSAKVAKLGAVLENGIKQFAYTYDFGDNWQHTITVEEVFDADPATEYPRFLEGERRAPPEDVGGTFGFDEFLEILSKPRHRERKSLLEWCGGSFEPAVVDTEAIQAQMSKLARRRTIGKAGFAKSRLPPH
- a CDS encoding IS630 family transposase (programmed frameshift), translating into MSAAVALREDFNADDLRRLAKASRDAGQSRRLLALAEIYEGGSRTDAARIGVVGLQTVRDWVLAFNAAGPAGLINRKAPGNPAKLSDAQRQALAQIVESGPDPDRHGVVRWRLKDLAAWIYASFGVSLDESTVGRTVKQLGFRKLSARPRHHEQDPAALAAFKKTCPPKVRAIRTRLPAGAAIEVWWSDEARVGQKNTLPRRWARRGSRPSAPKDQRTAHAYIFGAICPEKGKGAGLIMPRCDTAAMNEHLREISCSVEEGAHAVLILDGAGWHVAHDLVVPANITLLPLPACAPELNPVENVWQFLRDNWLGDRVFSSYEDIVEQCCQVWNRFIDQPWKIMSIGLRDWAYQL
- a CDS encoding site-specific integrase; this translates as MITTDWYKVSDARSRRLEPGEWEQLREACRRSRNPHVLYMVEFGLETAMRRGEVLGVRWGDINLTRRTLHIPRTKNGHERTIPLTGRALAILSQRRPAVAPADALVFPTTEDAVKMAWRRIMMRAPLPDFRYHDLRHEAVSRFFEMGLSIPEVALISGHRDTRMLMRYTHLRPEALAEKLAQTAKKRPEQPIR